CTGGCATTTCCCATCTCCAACATGAACTCGGGGATCCAGTTTATGGATAATTAACCTCACCTGTAACCGGCATTGAGCGTGTAGCCCGCCTGGGTGAACAGTCCGTTGGCCAGATGCACCTCGTGGGGTGCGGGTCTCAGATAGCGTCGATATTGGCGGCCACTACTCGTACGCCACGGCACCTGTGGCCGCTGGGCGGACACCGACTCCAGTGTGGGCTGCCGCACATCCTGCAGCATCAGGCCGAATTGCTCGTGAAATTTGATGGTATCCGATGTGCCAAACACTGAGGACAGCTCCTGGTAGCTGCGCCCCTTGGCGCCGAGCAGCAGTAGGGCCAGCGAGGAGGCAATGCTGAGGGGGGAGAATATCTCGGTCTTGCGATATCTCGCGCTCAGTTGATTCGCCAGATTCTGGGCGAAGTTGAAGACACTGCGAGCTATCTGATCGGAGCTGGCCACGTCCACGTAGGATGAGCCGGAAGCGGAGCTACCCCAGGTAGCACTCCCAGCTATGGAATCTGTGCGAATGTTCACTGTCTCGTTGACAAGGTCGGGCGATGGCCGGTACTCTGCGGGCTccgactgttgctgttgctgtagcggTAGCCGTGGCTGTAGAgtctcttgttgctgctgttgctgctgttgctgctgctcttgctgcagCCGCATGATGTAGGCCTGGGTCTCGGGACTGCGGAGATCAGTACGCCACAGATCCGTCTCTGATCTGACCGCACTCATCAGCATTACAAGTGCCAAAAGTAAGCGCCACATATTGTAGAATTAATAGTATTATTTTTGAGTCTAATCGGATCAGTGAATCCGTAAATAAACACACAGTTAAAGCtgctatatatatatttatatatgtatagtatatTTCGTTGgtggtatgtgtgtgtgagaccGCGAGCTTAGAATCGCGAAAGTCGATCGAGGCAGCTACGTTTGCCAACACCAGGCATCAGACAACTAAACTGCCAACGCTCAGCGCGAATCATTATAAAACTTGAATCGGAATCGTAAACTTGTTATCAGCTTTCGTACGAACTGTTCATGCGAACTCGGCTTCAAGCCGAGCTCTCtcaatgtctctctctctctctctctgtctctctctctgtaatgGCCCTGTAATTCAGTCCCCTCTCTGTTCATGTGTTTGGCCTGTCGACTCATACCCATGCCATCTGGTGTGGGTTTACCCACGACTTTGTTTACATTGATGCCCTCCGATGGGGGGTTGTCTGCACTTGTTATTGATTTGCCATGATCGGGGTACTTTCTGGGCTGTACGGGTGAGAAATTATTTGTGCCGGTGCCTCCCACATTTTTCTGCGAAACCAGTAGCGGAAATCCATTGaagctctctgtctctcccgaCCAAACTCATGTGACGTGCATGCTAATAtgttctctgtctctctccctgccagTACACAAAGAGTTAGagtaaatgttttaaatatatattaggTTCGTTATATGATTTATGTTAGATGCGTATTCTCCGGCACCGTCACTGGAAAGTTTGTGTCGCCTTTTGGGGTGCTTCTGGCAGTAGCTTTTGTGTTAAAGTTAGGGGTTTCCCCATTTTAGCAGAAGAATTATATGGAAATGAGTTCAACCGTTGATGCTGGTAAAAGCCGCTACAAATAATTAAGAACATTTAAGAACGGGGATTATTATAATCATTGAGCTGCAGTAGAAGAGCAGGAAGTGATCAGACCACAAACCATTTCGGGAAAGTAAAGGAAATGTGATCAACAAATGTTTTTAggatttgttgtttaaaattaaacttttttacATAACTTTTTCACCTTCTATTCAATTTCCCTGAAATTTTCACTCAAATTTCATATAAAAGTTTACAGGAgaacaattaattattgtCCAAATTAATCTTTAACATCTTCAAACCATTCTCGTCAGGGAAGTGTTGTAGGAAAGACTGACAATTATCAAACTAACGAAGTTTGAATTAACTTTGTCACGCGAATCTGATTGTCACTTCGAAAAACAATGTTTGGCTTGCAAATTAAAACGAAAGCATTTGAATGACTAACCAACTGCAATTCAGTGATTCACTCGTATCATCCAAACAATCTCTGTCCAGAAGGGATATACAAACActcacaaatttaattatatttatctaAGTTAAATACTAAAAAATGGCAGTTAACCCAATTAAACGGGCATTATGTGCTGTTACTATGCCGCCCTTGAATAACTGACTGGCTGTCACCTTATCTTCTGTTTGTTGACAGTTCCTCAAGTTCAACAAGCAGAACAAAAAGGAGTGTGAACCAAATCCAAAAACTGACTCGTCATTTATTGTCCACTCAAACAATAATACGACTATTTATGTTATAAGTAATTGCAATCGATGGCACTTGTGATTCTTCACTTTTTTATTcattcttcttattttattttccttatCTCTCATCTATTTATTCGGCCCAAAAGACTTTATCAATTTGCTGGAAACCAAGTTTCTCGAACATAGCGCGGGAGGCCGTGTTCTGTGGCACCACCGGAGCCACAACAGGTTCGCCCAAGTCATTGATTTTTTTCGACAGAGCGCGAACCATCAGGTTGCCCAGGCCCAGACGTTTATGGGACTCCAGAACTTGTAGCAAGCCCAAGGATCCAATTGTAAGTCTCAGGCACCAGGCCACCAATTTGCCAGTCTCATCGTAGGCCCCGACATTCTCACTATACTGAATTTGTCGCCGGACAACTTTCACAGAATTATGACTACGATGTGGCCAGATTTCGTTGACCGTTTCGGCATCTTCAATTCTCAGGCTGTCCAGTCTGATGCCACTTGGGGCCCTAGAAGATATAAAAATGTAGTGGGAGTCTATAAATTTGAAGGATTGTTACTTACTCAATGGTGAAAGTGGAAACAAGTTCTTTACCAGCAAAATACCAAACGGTGTCCACAAAATTGAGTTCTTTGGTGAGGAATGTCGTTCCAATGTGCCTGACCACAGGATCAAAGCGAGAGCTGTACCCAAAGAACACGTACTCGTCATTTGAGGGCTTCAGGCATTCCAGTGCCTTGGTCACCCGGCTCAAATCATCGCCCAGTGTGTTGAAATAGAGATGCTGATGCTTAGTGCCCATATCCACCTTATTTGAGAGAACACAAACAATGGAATTCTCTTATAAAATGCATCTCATTTATACTCACGGCCATTACGAATGTTCCCTCTTGCTGCCAGTCGCCATTTAGCGAAAATACTCTGACGggcagctctggctcttgctGGACCCAATTTATAAAGTTATTAATGCACATGTAACCATGTGGATCAGTGTCTCGTTTGTAATAGAGATCGCGCAGCTTGATCCAATCGCCGCGCGGTATTTCCACCAACGAATCCATCTCCACCGACATGGGACCGACCTGAGCGATAGCTGCAAACCGAATAAACAATAGAGAACAAGAATTGAATTCAAAGAGCATGGAAATGCTGATTGCAATATTCTGCTAGAGCTCAGAGAATATAAGAGAACACGAATAGCTATGCTTAGATTAGAAAACGCTGATGTTTGgcgtatttttatttattttagtaaGTGGAAACAAAGGAAGCCAATCTGTGAATGCTAAAGTCAAAaattttctcttatttttaaatataaatacatttttcaaagAACTgtttaataataatgaaatcTTATTTACCAATTGTTGGTTTTAAAAGTAAAACGAAAGTTCCACTAAAAGATATGTAATTGTATATACCAATTAACTAAACCTTATCCCATATATCAGTTTATGAAATTAAACTGCCATTAAATGCTATTTTCATGCCTCCTTGAACTGCCAAATGCTTATCTCTTATCTTCTGTTTATTGAAAGTTCCTCAAATACAGTAAACATGaggaaatgaaacaaaaactgaCTTGTCATTTATTGGGCATTCAAACAATAGTTAGATTAGCAAAGTTATCCATGTTCCAGTTGCTTCAGTTCTGAAAGTCATTTATTGTCATTATCTCTCATCTATTTATTCGGCCCAATAGACTTTATCAATATTCCTGAAACCGAGTTTCTCAAACATAGTGCGGGAGGCTATATTTTCTGGCACCACCGGAGCCACAACTGATTCGCCCAAGTCATTGATCTTTTTCGACAGAGCGCGAACCATGAGGctgcccagacccagacgcTTATGGGACTCCAGAACTTGCAGCAAACCCAAGGAACCAACTGGCAATCTATCAATGAGGAGCAGAGAATGGAAGTTAAAATTGAATCGTATTTCGAATCATTCGAATTTCTCACCTCAGGCACCAGGACACCAATTTGCCAGTCTCATCATAGGCGCCGACATTCTCACTGTACTGAATTTGTCGCCGAACAAATTCCACTGAGTTGGGATGACGATGTGGCCAGATTTCGTTGATCGTTTCGGCATCCTTAATACTTAAGTTGTCCAGTCTGATGCCATTTGGGACCCTAGAAAATATCACAATGAAATGGGAGTCGAGAACACTGGAGTTTTGAGACTTACTCGATGGTGAAAGTTGAAACAAGTTCTTTGGTGGCATAGTACCAAACGCCATCCGTAAAACTGAGCTCTTTGGTGAGGAATGTCTTTCCAATGTGCCTGATCACAGGGTCAAAGCGAGATCGgtacccaaaaaacaaatactgATCGTTTGTGGGCTTCAAGCATTCCAGGGCCTTTGTCACCGGGCTCAGATCATCGTTCAATGTGTTGAAGAAGAGATGATATTTATGGCCCATTTCCACCTTTATTCAGAGCACACAAACATTAGAATTCTCCTATGAAATGTATCTCTTTTGTATCTACTTACGGATATGAGAAAGGTTCCCTCTTTTTGCCAGTCGCCATTTAGCGATAATATTCTGATGGGTAGTTCTGGTTCCTTCTTCACCCAATTTATATAGTTATTAATGCACATGTACCCATGTGAACTTGGATCTTGTTTGTCATAGAGATCCCTCAGCTTTATCCAATCGCCGCGAGGTATTTCAACCAGTGAGTCCATTTTCTCCGACATAGAACCGACCTGAGCGATAGATGAAAACCGAATAAACGAAAGAGAAGTAAAATTTGATGAAAAGAGCAGGGAAACGCACTTCTGCAAATCTAGAGACTCAGAGAAGGGTAATATAAGAGAATGCGAGGAACTATGCGTAGATAAGAAAACGCTGATGTATGCTGAATTGTAACTATTTAAGTAAACAAAGGAGTCAAATCTGTGAAGGCTGTCTAGTCAGATATATAAATGATAAGTTTATTTAGTTTAACGCAATATTAAGCCATTGTCTGCATCTGGGTTTCTGGCATTACAGACCAATACACAGTATTGATAATTTCAAATCCAAGTTTCTCAAACATGTTTCGGGATTTTTCATTCTCAGGCAGAACCGTGGCCAAAACTTCAGAGCCCGTCCCTCCAATGACTTCGGCAATGAAACGAATTATCGTGGAACCCACACCCGCACGTCTGTGGGCGGCCAAGACATGCAAGTTGCTCAGGCTGCCATGAGGAGATCTATGGATGAAGTGGAGCAACAATATAAGAGTAAGTAACCCATAAACCCTATCTACATATGTCACACCTGAGGCACCAGCCATGCAGTTTTCCAGTCTCAAAGAAGCCGGCACTAAAATTGTTCTTAATAAACCCTGTTATCAGTGGCAGAGACTCGTCAGAGCGATAGGGCCAATGCTTATCCACCTCGTGAGCATCGATGGGCTCGAGATTACGACAAAATAAATTGGGGGTATCTCTGAAATGTTTTGATTGTTAGCGAAGATTTGACAGAGTCGGTAATTACTGCGTTACGTTCgtggaaatttattgattgCGGATTTGTGCAAATGGTAGACAAGCGCGTCCTGATGTACCAGCTGACACGGCTGACATCTGGCTGCCCAATAATGTTCCACAACTGGCTGCAAACGTTCCTCATAGCCACATATCAAATGCCAAGTTTGTAGATTTAAGGCACACAACGCGGACTGCAGCTCCTCTACAGATTCTTTCACGGTATTCAAGTAAACATACGCCTTCTGGGCCACAGAATGCTGCAagtaaaatatacataaattatcTTCATAGATCAGCGATGAAGAGCGGagagcaacaattaaaatatatctGCCATGGTTCGGGAAATCAGCATCGGTGGTATAAATCTTAATCGTTTCATCAATCGAACTTGGTGCCCAGTTTATAAAGTATTCTATCAAGTCGTAGCCAGTCAGATTTGTGCGATCGCCGGCATAAACATCTCTCAAGATTGTCCACTGATCACGCGGGATCTCTAATAATTTGGAATCCATCAGAAATCCAGCTGAAGCTGTATCAGAAAATAAACTGAAAGCTCAAATGATTATCACACTTGTC
The sequence above is a segment of the Drosophila subobscura isolate 14011-0131.10 chromosome U, UCBerk_Dsub_1.0, whole genome shotgun sequence genome. Coding sequences within it:
- the LOC117900991 gene encoding uncharacterized protein LOC117900991; the encoded protein is MSVEMDSLVEIPRGDWIKLRDLYYKRDTDPHGYMCINNFINWVQQEPELPVRVFSLNGDWQQEGTFVMAVDMGTKHQHLYFNTLGDDLSRVTKALECLKPSNDEYVFFGYSSRFDPVVRHIGTTFLTKELNFVDTVWYFAGKELVSTFTIEAPSGIRLDSLRIEDAETVNEIWPHRSHNSVKVVRRQIQYSENVGAYDETGKLVAWCLRLTIGSLGLLQVLESHKRLGLGNLMVRALSKKINDLGEPVVAPVVPQNTASRAMFEKLGFQQIDKVFWAE
- the LOC117900992 gene encoding uncharacterized protein LOC117900992 → MSEKMDSLVEIPRGDWIKLRDLYDKQDPSSHGYMCINNYINWVKKEPELPIRILSLNGDWQKEGTFLISVEMGHKYHLFFNTLNDDLSPVTKALECLKPTNDQYLFFGYRSRFDPVIRHIGKTFLTKELSFTDGVWYYATKELVSTFTIEVPNGIRLDNLSIKDAETINEIWPHRHPNSVEFVRRQIQYSENVGAYDETGKLVSWCLRLPVGSLGLLQVLESHKRLGLGSLMVRALSKKINDLGESVVAPVVPENIASRTMFEKLGFRNIDKVYWAE
- the LOC117900411 gene encoding uncharacterized protein LOC117900411, with product MDSKLLEIPRDQWTILRDVYAGDRTNLTGYDLIEYFINWAPSSIDETIKIYTTDADFPNHGRYILIHSVAQKAYVYLNTVKESVEELQSALCALNLQTWHLICGYEERLQPVVEHYWAARCQPCQLVHQDALVYHLHKSAINKFPRTDTPNLFCRNLEPIDAHEVDKHWPYRSDESLPLITGFIKNNFSAGFFETGKLHGWCLRSPHGSLSNLHVLAAHRRAGVGSTIIRFIAEVIGGTGSEVLATVLPENEKSRNMFEKLGFEIINTVYWSVMPETQMQTMA